In the Flavobacterium acetivorans genome, one interval contains:
- a CDS encoding glycoside hydrolase family 16 protein yields the protein MNQKSNSGNNKGNFLISNLFFVLLLISVNSLNAQKKEKWKLVWKEEFNYTGLPNPKKWGYEVGHIRNNEQQYYTNARKENVWVSNGVLSITGRKEIYPNESFKKGSEDWKTKDSTAQYTSASINTLGKAVPIAIGRKYGRIEVKAKLPHGGGIWPAIWMMGTNRTEVGWPKCGEIDVMEFIGNQPKNIYGTIHYPDPIAKGNKSNGNKIIAENLDSDFHVYAIEWNEQTIDIYFNDNKYHSFSIDTAGEGVDNPFRKPFYLLLNLAMGANWPGPIDDTILPQQFLVDYVRVYQKK from the coding sequence ATGAACCAAAAAAGCAATTCTGGGAACAACAAAGGAAATTTTCTTATTTCGAACTTGTTTTTTGTGCTACTGTTGATTTCTGTTAATTCTTTAAACGCGCAGAAAAAGGAGAAATGGAAATTAGTTTGGAAAGAAGAGTTCAATTATACCGGACTTCCAAATCCTAAAAAATGGGGTTATGAAGTGGGGCACATTCGCAATAACGAACAACAATATTATACCAATGCCCGAAAAGAGAATGTCTGGGTAAGTAATGGAGTTCTTTCCATAACAGGTAGAAAAGAAATTTATCCGAACGAATCCTTTAAAAAAGGAAGTGAGGACTGGAAAACCAAAGATTCAACAGCACAATATACATCGGCAAGTATCAATACACTTGGTAAAGCGGTCCCGATAGCTATCGGGAGGAAATACGGCAGAATCGAGGTCAAAGCCAAGCTTCCTCATGGCGGAGGAATTTGGCCGGCAATTTGGATGATGGGAACCAATAGAACAGAAGTTGGTTGGCCAAAATGTGGCGAAATTGATGTCATGGAGTTTATCGGCAATCAGCCAAAAAATATTTACGGAACCATTCATTATCCTGATCCTATTGCTAAAGGAAATAAATCAAACGGGAATAAGATTATTGCAGAAAATCTCGATAGTGATTTTCATGTTTATGCCATCGAATGGAACGAACAAACGATTGATATTTATTTTAATGACAACAAATACCATAGTTTTTCAATTGATACTGCGGGTGAGGGAGTAGATAATCCGTTTCGAAAACCGTTTTATTTATTGTTGAATCTGGCTATGGGAGCCAACTGGCCAGGTCCGATTGACGATACCATCTTGCCACAACAATTTTTAGTTGATTATGTGAGAGTTTACCAGAAAAAATAA
- a CDS encoding glycoside hydrolase family 20 protein, giving the protein MRKTILLTALLFSVLLQAQQAVPIIPQPLSLEMKEGSFIIDNKTSVKIPKNDKATADVVHFFTEYVKKVSGFELKTNTGKGKTIAFSIEKNKEIGEEGYLISVNPNEISVKANTSKGLFYGVQSLLQTLPLIRTNDLVQIPSMEIKDYPRFGWRGMMLDVSRHFFSTDLVKEFIDLLATYKMNVFHWHLVDGAGWRLEIKKYPKLTQQAAWRVDDWGKSWNWAEVQFNADRSQSTYGGYYTQEQAKDIVAYAKARNITVVPEIEMPGHSEAAMAAYPELSCNPKNTFAQTGNFYASKVESNYCAGNDQAFDFLQDILVEVMAIFPSKYIHVGGDEVDKKSWKNCPKCQARMKKENLKDEKELQSYFIRRMEKFIVSKNRKMIGWDEILEGGLAPEATVMSWQGEAGGIEAAKMGHDVIMTPGYPLYFDHYQGDPETEPLAIGGFNTLKKVYNYEPIPVELTAEEGKRVLGSQANLWTEYVPTYEHVEYMILPRMPALAEVLWSSKESRNWTNFNQRLQPHLVGYEQRGLHYSKGNYKVDIKPIVANNSLSIALETENADGVIYYTTDGSIPTIASMKYEKPFEVTTSMTVKAVMALNGKVMNLKPAEQSFTFNKATGKTVKYDTANSRYYPANGANTLTDGFRGTKDIGKQWHAFNGSDMVATIDFGTAVTASSISLGCIQNWGQWVFFPQWVKFEISADGINFKEIKTVMNTVPVDARDTQIMDFSSQFASQKVKAVRVTAKNLGKCPPGHAGENQASWLFVDEIIVE; this is encoded by the coding sequence ATGAGAAAAACCATTCTATTAACCGCTTTACTATTCTCTGTGTTGCTACAGGCACAACAAGCCGTTCCTATCATTCCGCAGCCATTGAGTCTGGAAATGAAAGAAGGCAGCTTTATAATTGATAACAAAACATCGGTAAAGATTCCTAAAAATGATAAAGCCACCGCTGATGTGGTTCATTTCTTTACTGAATATGTGAAAAAAGTTAGCGGTTTCGAATTGAAAACCAATACGGGAAAAGGAAAGACCATAGCTTTTAGTATCGAAAAAAATAAAGAAATAGGAGAGGAAGGCTATTTGATTTCAGTAAATCCCAATGAAATTTCAGTTAAAGCTAATACTTCTAAAGGCTTGTTTTATGGAGTTCAGTCCTTACTACAAACCTTACCTTTGATCAGAACCAATGATTTAGTGCAAATTCCATCTATGGAAATCAAGGATTATCCTCGTTTTGGATGGAGAGGAATGATGCTGGATGTGAGCCGTCACTTCTTTTCGACTGATTTGGTAAAAGAATTCATTGATTTGTTGGCAACCTATAAAATGAATGTCTTTCATTGGCATTTAGTTGATGGCGCCGGATGGCGTTTAGAAATTAAAAAATATCCAAAATTGACCCAACAAGCCGCTTGGCGTGTTGATGATTGGGGGAAATCTTGGAACTGGGCTGAGGTACAGTTTAACGCCGACAGAAGTCAATCTACTTACGGAGGTTATTATACGCAGGAGCAAGCTAAGGATATTGTGGCTTACGCCAAAGCAAGAAATATTACCGTAGTTCCAGAAATCGAGATGCCGGGTCACTCTGAGGCTGCAATGGCTGCTTATCCAGAGCTTTCTTGTAATCCTAAAAATACATTTGCTCAAACAGGAAATTTCTATGCTTCTAAAGTAGAAAGTAATTATTGCGCAGGAAATGATCAAGCCTTTGACTTTTTACAGGATATTTTAGTTGAGGTTATGGCTATTTTCCCATCGAAATATATTCATGTTGGAGGTGATGAGGTTGACAAAAAAAGCTGGAAAAACTGTCCTAAATGCCAGGCCAGAATGAAAAAAGAGAACTTGAAAGATGAAAAGGAATTACAAAGTTATTTCATTCGTCGAATGGAAAAATTCATCGTTTCGAAGAATAGAAAAATGATTGGTTGGGACGAAATCCTAGAAGGAGGATTAGCTCCTGAAGCTACCGTTATGAGCTGGCAAGGAGAAGCAGGCGGAATTGAAGCAGCTAAAATGGGACATGATGTGATCATGACGCCGGGCTATCCGCTTTATTTTGACCATTATCAAGGTGATCCAGAAACAGAGCCTTTGGCAATTGGAGGTTTTAATACCTTGAAAAAAGTATATAATTACGAACCAATTCCAGTAGAATTGACTGCCGAAGAAGGAAAAAGAGTGCTAGGGTCTCAAGCGAATCTATGGACGGAATACGTACCCACTTACGAACACGTAGAGTATATGATCTTACCTCGTATGCCCGCATTAGCAGAAGTGTTGTGGTCTTCAAAAGAAAGTCGCAATTGGACAAATTTCAACCAACGTTTACAACCGCATTTGGTGGGTTATGAACAAAGAGGACTTCATTATTCCAAAGGGAATTATAAAGTAGATATCAAGCCAATTGTAGCTAACAATTCACTTTCTATAGCTTTGGAAACCGAGAATGCTGACGGAGTGATCTATTACACAACTGATGGTAGTATACCTACAATTGCTAGTATGAAATATGAGAAACCTTTTGAGGTTACAACTTCTATGACGGTAAAAGCGGTTATGGCTTTGAACGGTAAAGTGATGAACCTAAAACCAGCAGAGCAATCATTTACATTTAACAAAGCTACCGGAAAAACGGTAAAATACGATACGGCTAACAGTCGTTATTATCCAGCTAATGGTGCTAATACGCTGACAGACGGTTTTAGAGGAACTAAAGACATTGGAAAACAATGGCATGCTTTCAACGGCAGCGATATGGTGGCTACAATTGATTTTGGCACTGCTGTGACAGCTAGCAGTATTTCCTTAGGTTGTATTCAAAATTGGGGACAATGGGTGTTTTTTCCACAATGGGTAAAATTTGAAATATCGGCAGACGGGATCAATTTCAAAGAAATAAAGACGGTCATGAATACAGTTCCTGTTGATGCAAGAGATACACAAATCATGGATTTTTCTAGCCAATTTGCTAGTCAAAAAGTGAAAGCAGTTCGTGTTACTGCCAAAAACTTAGGCAAATGTCCTCCTGGACATGCGGGAGAAAATCAAGCTTCTTGGTTGTTTGTAGATGAGATTATTGTAGAGTAA
- a CDS encoding GH92 family glycosyl hydrolase: MRKKNLFFFGLVFLCLVSKAQNKTFDPVGYVNPLMGTQSVHSLSNGNTYPAIARPWGMNFWTPQTGKMGDGWIYTYTAEKIRGFKQTHQPSPWMNDYGQFSIMPVTGKIVFTEDERASWFSHKSEIVKPHYYSVYLADYDVTTEITATERAAHFQITFPENEQSSVVIDAFDKGSYIKIIPSENKIMGYTTRNSGGVPSNFKNYFVLVFDKPFASNYTWHDKVLENNKLELTDNHVGAVVSFKTRKGEKVNVRVASSFISFEQAELNLASELGKASFEETVADSKKEWNKVLEKVSVEGGTDEQLKTFYSCLYRTVCFPQKHYEIDASGKIMHYSPYNGQVLPGYMYAGTGFWDTFRALYPLLNLVYPSINKEMQEALINDYKEGGFLPEWSSPGFRNVMVGNNSASVVSDAYMKGLRGYDINTLYQALLHGANNEGPMDAVGRKGVGYYNTLGYVPYDVKINENAARTLEYAYDDFAIWKLAKALKRPKKEINLFEKRMMNYKNVFDPKIGLMSGRNKDGSFPANFNPFKWGDAFTEGNSWHYSWSVFHDVQGLIDLMGGASKFTDKLDSVFSMPPIFDESYYGSVIHEIREMQIMNMGQYAHGNQPIQHMIYLYNYAGQPWKTQYWAREVMNRLYKPEADGYCGDEDNGQTSAWYVFSAMGFYPVCPATDEYVLGAPLFKKVTLNLENGKQLIIKAENNSDTNKYVEELKWNNTTYDKNYLNHFDLLKGGTLNFKMIDIANQKRGTSETSFPYSYSVHKK, from the coding sequence ATGAGAAAAAAGAATTTATTTTTTTTCGGATTAGTATTTTTATGTTTGGTCTCCAAGGCACAAAATAAAACTTTCGATCCAGTTGGATATGTAAATCCTTTGATGGGAACCCAATCGGTTCACAGTCTTTCTAACGGGAATACCTATCCTGCCATTGCCCGACCTTGGGGAATGAATTTCTGGACGCCACAAACCGGTAAAATGGGAGACGGTTGGATTTATACCTATACAGCCGAAAAAATTCGCGGATTTAAACAAACCCACCAACCATCGCCATGGATGAACGATTACGGACAGTTTTCGATCATGCCGGTAACAGGAAAAATAGTTTTTACCGAAGACGAAAGAGCAAGTTGGTTCAGTCATAAATCAGAGATCGTAAAACCTCATTATTACAGCGTTTATCTGGCCGATTATGATGTGACCACTGAGATAACAGCTACGGAACGTGCAGCACATTTTCAGATTACTTTTCCTGAAAATGAGCAATCTTCTGTGGTTATTGATGCTTTTGACAAAGGATCTTACATAAAAATAATCCCATCCGAAAATAAAATTATGGGTTATACTACCAGAAATAGCGGCGGGGTTCCATCTAATTTCAAAAACTATTTTGTGTTGGTATTCGATAAACCATTTGCATCGAATTATACTTGGCATGACAAGGTTTTAGAGAATAATAAGTTAGAATTGACAGATAATCATGTAGGCGCGGTAGTTAGTTTTAAAACCAGAAAAGGAGAAAAAGTGAATGTGCGAGTGGCTTCTTCCTTTATTAGTTTTGAACAAGCGGAACTGAATTTAGCTTCTGAACTAGGGAAGGCTTCTTTTGAAGAAACCGTTGCAGACTCTAAAAAAGAATGGAACAAAGTGCTTGAAAAAGTTAGCGTTGAGGGCGGGACAGATGAACAATTAAAAACCTTCTATTCCTGCTTGTACCGTACGGTTTGTTTTCCTCAGAAACATTATGAAATAGATGCTAGCGGAAAAATAATGCATTACAGCCCTTATAATGGCCAAGTGTTACCGGGTTATATGTATGCTGGAACCGGTTTTTGGGATACTTTTCGTGCTTTGTATCCATTGTTAAATTTAGTTTATCCTTCGATTAATAAAGAAATGCAGGAAGCTTTGATTAACGATTATAAGGAAGGCGGTTTTTTACCGGAATGGTCCAGTCCGGGTTTTAGAAATGTAATGGTGGGGAACAATTCGGCATCGGTAGTTTCTGATGCTTATATGAAAGGCTTACGTGGCTATGACATTAATACCTTGTATCAAGCTTTGTTACACGGAGCCAATAATGAAGGGCCAATGGATGCCGTAGGCCGAAAAGGAGTGGGCTATTACAATACTTTGGGCTATGTGCCTTATGATGTAAAAATCAATGAAAACGCGGCTCGAACTTTGGAATACGCTTACGATGATTTTGCCATTTGGAAATTAGCGAAAGCCCTAAAACGTCCGAAGAAAGAAATCAATTTGTTCGAAAAACGAATGATGAATTATAAGAATGTTTTTGATCCAAAAATCGGACTTATGAGCGGAAGAAATAAAGATGGAAGTTTCCCCGCTAATTTCAATCCATTCAAATGGGGAGATGCTTTTACCGAAGGGAATAGCTGGCATTACAGTTGGAGCGTTTTTCACGATGTTCAGGGATTGATCGATTTAATGGGCGGTGCAAGCAAATTCACTGACAAATTAGATTCGGTATTTAGCATGCCACCCATTTTTGACGAAAGTTATTATGGATCGGTTATTCATGAAATTCGTGAAATGCAAATTATGAACATGGGACAATATGCCCACGGAAATCAACCGATTCAGCACATGATTTATTTATACAATTATGCAGGCCAACCTTGGAAAACGCAGTATTGGGCCAGAGAAGTAATGAATCGTTTGTATAAACCGGAGGCCGATGGCTATTGTGGTGATGAAGATAACGGACAAACTTCGGCTTGGTATGTTTTCTCGGCTATGGGTTTTTATCCGGTTTGTCCCGCAACGGATGAATATGTTTTGGGTGCGCCTTTGTTCAAGAAAGTGACTTTAAATTTAGAAAATGGTAAGCAACTCATCATAAAGGCTGAAAATAATTCTGACACAAATAAATATGTCGAAGAATTGAAGTGGAACAATACCACTTATGACAAGAATTATCTCAATCATTTTGATTTACTCAAAGGAGGCACTTTAAATTTTAAAATGATCGATATAGCTAACCAAAAAAGAGGAACTTCGGAGACGAGTTTTCCTTATTCTTATTCAGTACACAAAAAATAA
- a CDS encoding glycoside hydrolase family 125 protein, whose translation MQSRRKFIKNTGILSAGLLALQSQVFASESTIFNFPMKDFVSKRPPLAERKFTSKAIEAAIVRIKKQIANPELAWLFENCFPNTLDTTVDFEIIDGKPDTYVITGDIDAMWLRDSTAQIWPYLPFVKEDPKLRELIKGVINRQTKCILLDPYANAFYKDFSHISEWKDDMTKMQPGIHERKWEIDSLCYPIRLAHEYWKNTGDISMFDADWKKSMELVLQTFKEQQRWENKGPYTFQRTTAWATDGVPLSGYGYPVKPCGLIVSTFRPSDDSTLFGYLIPSNMFAIEVLGYLEEMFSSAKLKDAEMVRKASELRKQVEKGLQEQGIIEHPKFGKIIAFEVNGYGSFHMMDDANVPSILSLPYLGAIAADDQLYLNTRKLVLSENNPFFYKGKAGEGIGGPHTGADTIWPMSIILRAITSVDENEIKNCISTLIKTHANTGFMHESFHKDDAMQFTRKWFAWANTLFGELIVNTSINHPQILSNRDI comes from the coding sequence ATGCAATCAAGAAGAAAATTTATAAAAAACACGGGAATTTTATCAGCAGGATTATTGGCATTACAATCACAAGTCTTTGCTTCAGAATCCACTATTTTTAATTTTCCAATGAAAGATTTTGTCAGCAAACGTCCTCCATTGGCCGAGAGAAAATTTACCAGTAAGGCAATCGAAGCGGCTATCGTTAGAATCAAAAAACAAATAGCCAATCCTGAATTGGCTTGGTTGTTTGAAAATTGTTTTCCAAATACTTTGGACACCACGGTCGATTTTGAAATCATCGACGGAAAACCGGATACCTACGTGATTACGGGTGATATTGATGCAATGTGGTTGCGCGACAGTACGGCTCAAATTTGGCCTTATCTTCCATTTGTTAAAGAAGATCCTAAACTTAGAGAACTCATAAAAGGAGTAATTAACCGCCAGACAAAATGTATTTTATTGGATCCTTATGCCAATGCTTTTTATAAAGATTTCAGTCATATAAGCGAGTGGAAGGATGACATGACTAAGATGCAACCGGGAATTCACGAGCGAAAATGGGAGATTGACAGCCTGTGTTATCCTATTCGATTGGCGCATGAATATTGGAAAAATACCGGAGACATCAGCATGTTTGATGCCGATTGGAAAAAGTCTATGGAACTGGTTTTGCAAACATTCAAAGAGCAACAACGTTGGGAAAACAAAGGACCTTATACCTTTCAGCGCACCACAGCTTGGGCTACTGATGGCGTTCCATTAAGTGGTTATGGCTATCCGGTAAAACCTTGCGGATTGATTGTTTCAACTTTTAGACCAAGTGATGACAGTACCTTATTTGGCTATTTGATTCCGAGTAATATGTTTGCCATAGAAGTTTTGGGTTATTTAGAAGAGATGTTCTCCTCAGCAAAATTAAAGGATGCTGAAATGGTGCGTAAAGCCAGTGAATTAAGAAAACAAGTAGAAAAAGGACTGCAAGAGCAAGGGATTATTGAGCATCCAAAATTTGGAAAAATCATTGCTTTTGAAGTAAACGGCTACGGAAGTTTTCACATGATGGATGATGCCAATGTCCCTTCGATATTATCCCTTCCTTATTTGGGAGCTATTGCTGCTGATGATCAATTGTACTTAAATACCAGAAAACTGGTGCTTTCAGAAAATAATCCGTTTTTCTACAAAGGAAAAGCAGGAGAGGGAATTGGAGGACCGCATACTGGAGCCGATACTATTTGGCCAATGAGTATTATTCTCAGAGCCATTACGAGTGTAGATGAAAATGAGATAAAAAATTGTATCAGTACTTTGATAAAAACTCATGCCAATACGGGTTTTATGCACGAATCCTTCCATAAAGATGATGCGATGCAGTTTACCCGCAAATGGTTTGCTTGGGCAAATACATTATTTGGCGAATTGATTGTAAACACAAGTATCAATCATCCTCAAATTTTGAGTAATAGGGACATATAA
- a CDS encoding ROK family protein, with product MKNIFAIGLDIGGSHITAGVIAVNEMKLIEVSLYKESFDSNLQADQVMDIWERVIRTSWKNSGVEEFQGISACMPGPFDYKKGICWIKGQTKYEHFYGLDVRKLIQERLNLSDDFPVLFENDADCFGKGEVFKNTENRSKKVMAVTLGTGLGACFIDKAEAITAGNQVPTDGELYNTLYKDSIAEDYVSARGLIASYYKLSGTKRSSGLEIFNLATAGDEIAAQAFRNFGEDLAAIVAPWLKTFEAECFIIGGKIANASSFFLPAFEEKLKEEDCNIPILISSDNEIAALLGATSLLYKNYFNQDESAFSDLKK from the coding sequence ATGAAAAATATATTCGCTATTGGATTAGATATAGGTGGGAGTCACATTACAGCTGGAGTTATTGCTGTAAATGAAATGAAATTGATCGAAGTCTCCTTGTACAAAGAATCATTTGATTCTAATCTTCAGGCTGATCAAGTTATGGATATTTGGGAAAGAGTAATCCGTACTTCATGGAAAAATTCCGGAGTCGAGGAATTCCAAGGTATTTCAGCATGCATGCCTGGTCCATTTGATTATAAAAAAGGTATTTGTTGGATAAAGGGGCAAACTAAGTATGAACATTTTTACGGTTTGGATGTTCGGAAATTAATCCAGGAAAGATTGAATTTGTCGGATGATTTTCCTGTTCTTTTTGAAAATGATGCCGATTGTTTTGGAAAAGGAGAAGTTTTTAAAAACACTGAGAATCGTTCTAAAAAAGTGATGGCTGTAACACTTGGGACCGGGCTTGGAGCTTGCTTTATAGACAAAGCAGAAGCGATTACCGCCGGCAATCAGGTGCCAACAGATGGTGAATTGTATAATACTCTTTACAAAGACAGCATAGCCGAGGATTATGTTTCTGCTCGCGGATTGATTGCGTCCTACTATAAATTAAGTGGTACCAAAAGGAGCTCAGGACTGGAAATTTTTAATTTGGCAACGGCCGGAGATGAAATTGCAGCGCAAGCTTTTCGTAATTTTGGCGAAGATTTAGCTGCAATTGTTGCCCCTTGGTTAAAAACTTTTGAAGCGGAATGTTTTATCATAGGAGGAAAGATTGCAAACGCAAGTAGCTTTTTCTTGCCCGCTTTTGAAGAAAAATTAAAAGAAGAAGACTGTAATATTCCTATTTTAATTTCTTCCGATAATGAAATAGCAGCCTTATTAGGTGCAACAAGTTTACTATATAAAAACTATTTTAATCAAGATGAATCTGCTTTTAGTGATCTAAAGAAGTAG
- a CDS encoding endonuclease/exonuclease/phosphatase family protein, whose product MRKIVIITGLLFGFVTAVAQTKTHTDLNIMTFNIRYDNPDDGLNNWKFRKESAIKLIRFQEVDVLGAQEVLSNQLKDMSTQLQEYVAIGVGREDGKEKGEYSPILYKKDKFALIKSGYFWLSETPEKPSKGWDAACERIATWAQLRDKATGMKFFVLNTHFDHIGTVAREESVKLIQRKTAELSEGLPQIVMGDFNANPESSVVQGIIRPTNLIALFDSKKRASLVYGPDWSFHDFGRIPFAERPLIDYIFISKNIKVLKYGVLAETVNEYFLSDHTPVLVKVSL is encoded by the coding sequence ATGAGAAAAATAGTGATTATTACGGGTTTGCTTTTCGGTTTTGTAACAGCAGTTGCACAAACTAAAACTCATACGGATTTGAATATAATGACTTTCAATATTCGTTATGACAATCCAGATGATGGTTTAAATAATTGGAAATTTAGGAAAGAAAGCGCAATAAAATTAATTCGTTTTCAGGAAGTTGATGTACTGGGAGCACAGGAAGTGCTTTCGAATCAATTAAAAGATATGTCTACTCAATTACAGGAATATGTTGCTATTGGCGTAGGGCGTGAAGATGGGAAAGAAAAAGGAGAATACAGTCCAATTTTGTACAAAAAGGATAAGTTCGCACTGATTAAGTCGGGTTATTTTTGGTTGAGTGAAACTCCGGAAAAACCTTCAAAAGGCTGGGATGCCGCCTGTGAGCGTATTGCAACTTGGGCACAGTTGAGAGACAAAGCCACAGGGATGAAGTTTTTTGTGCTCAATACGCATTTTGATCATATTGGTACAGTTGCAAGAGAAGAAAGCGTCAAATTGATACAACGCAAAACGGCCGAATTAAGTGAAGGCTTGCCACAAATTGTAATGGGAGATTTTAATGCTAATCCCGAATCAAGTGTGGTTCAAGGAATAATTCGTCCTACAAATTTGATTGCCCTTTTTGACTCTAAAAAAAGAGCTTCATTAGTTTATGGTCCAGATTGGTCTTTTCATGATTTTGGAAGAATCCCTTTTGCAGAAAGACCTTTAATCGATTATATCTTTATAAGTAAAAATATAAAAGTACTTAAATATGGTGTATTGGCCGAAACGGTAAATGAGTATTTTTTATCAGATCATACGCCCGTATTGGTTAAAGTTTCTCTGTAA